The following are encoded together in the Notolabrus celidotus isolate fNotCel1 chromosome 9, fNotCel1.pri, whole genome shotgun sequence genome:
- the LOC117818358 gene encoding cilia- and flagella-associated protein 157-like has protein sequence MEDNKTSDDREKSLYLTQIQHLDKKLERCQLKCDELEMQNKYLVHHCRLLEEDKTDICEYLKLSATEKKKMADELAEKLAEKLETQRQAEEQDLKELKLQQSLETEELQEQVDKLKSQIKTHAARSEEQRQQKEQLKQQLKQQLCDEGSLEEELLCQKTEHQAVIKNLKEEIESEISSMTAEKEKSADDWSKTRILEVVQEEKVQHRRLKQQLKLMLENIKGLEEERLTAQRNKIVLSCVIEDLKEQSAKMEQEILTSKTKGEHLAGLSEEMKRTKERCVRVRESTLSLMSDLSQQLDSAEEEHSHKTAMASQLEAELNEARIIEARLEGDMKKAVFLLRHILEDSDEASETLLNQELLKVLKKNAPQGADSALRDSIETRSGGLTTKTSDPESDRAETLNLASDPLFLLARFQPGDLGVIPRPRWNLSSRCSVNLHPAASQQSVSTDPECPHTGASSSADC, from the exons ATGGAGGATAATAAAACCTCAGACGACAGAGAGAAGTCTTTATATCTGACTCAAATTCAACACCTGGATAAGAAGCTGGAGAG gtgtcagctgaAATGTGACGAGCtggagatgcagaacaagtacCTGGTCCACCATTGCAGGCTGCTGGAGGAAGACAAGACAGATATCTGTGAGTACCTGAAACTCTCTGCGACTGAGAAAAAGAAGATGGCCGATGAGCTGGCAGAGAAGCTGGCTGAGAAGCTGGAGACTCAGCGGCAGGCTGAAGAACAGGACCTGAAGgagctgaagctgcagcagagcctgGAGACGGAGGAGCTACAGGAGCAGGTCGACAAACTGAAGTCACAGATTAAGACTCACG CTGCACGGTCTGAGGAGCAGCGGCAGCAGAAGGAGCAGCTGAAGCAGCAGCTgaagcagcagctgtgtgaCGAAGGGTCTCTGGAGGAGGAGCTGCTCTGTCAGAAAACGGAGCATCAAGCTGTCATCAAGAATCTGAAAGAGGAAATAGAGTCTGAGATATCCAG CATGACTGCTGAGAAGGAGAAGTCAGCGGATGATTGGTCTAAGACGAGGATCTTAGAGGTCGTCCAGGAGGAGAAGGTGCAGCACAGAAGGCTGAAGCAGCAGCTGAAACTGATGTTGGAGAACATCAAGGgtctggaggaagagagacTCACAGCgcagagaaataaaatagtGCTCAGCTGTGTGATAGAAGATCTGAAGGAACAGTCCGCGAAGATGGAGCAGGAGATTCTCACCAGTAAGACG AAAGGCGAGCATCTGGCAGGGCTGAGCgaggagatgaagaggacaAAGGAGCGCtgtgtcagagtcagagagtctACTTTGAGCCTGATGAGCGACCTCAG TCAACAGCTGGactcagcagaggaggagcactCTCATAAAACAGCCATGGCCAGTCAGCTGGAGGCGGAGCTAAATGAAGCGAGGATCATAGAGGCTCGGCTGGAGGGTGACATGAAGAAAGCAGTCTTCCTCCTCAGACACATCCTGGAG GACTCAGACGAGGCCTCAGAGACTCTGCTGAatcaggagctgctgaaggtCCTGAAGAAGAACGCCCCTCAGGGAGCAGACTCCGCCCTCAGGGACTCCATTGAAACAAGAAGTGGGGGACTGACGACGAAGACCTCGGACCCTGAATCAGACAG AGCGGAGACCCTGAACCTCGCCTCAGATCCTCTGTTCCTGTTGGCCCGCTTCCAGCCCGGAGACCTTGGCGTCATACCTCGACCCAGGTGGAACCTCAGCAGCAGGTGCTCGGTGAACCTGCACCCAGCTGCCTCTCAGCAG AGTGTGTCCACAGACCCTGAGTGTCCACACACAGGagcctcctcctctgcagactgCTGA